A genomic window from Candidatus Bathyarchaeota archaeon includes:
- a CDS encoding fibrillarin-like rRNA/tRNA 2'-O-methyltransferase — protein MNVDLNVKPHPAFEEIFWVTLEDGSRKLGTKNFSPGNSVYGERLIKFEGTEYRLWEPFRSKLAAAILKGLKTVPVCLDQKVLYLGAASGTTPSHISDIVGENGHVYCVEFASRSLRELVNNVVAFRYNMSPILADARLPESYSRMVEQVSTIYCDVAQPEQAKLLADNADMFLAEGGWVMLAIKAQSIDVTKDPAEVIRKETAILESRGFNIKQVVGLEPFDKAHAMVVAQK, from the coding sequence ATAAACGTGGACCTAAACGTTAAACCCCATCCGGCTTTTGAGGAAATTTTCTGGGTTACCTTGGAAGATGGTTCCCGCAAGTTAGGAACCAAAAACTTTTCTCCTGGAAACTCAGTTTACGGAGAGCGTCTAATCAAGTTTGAGGGAACAGAGTACCGTCTCTGGGAACCTTTCCGAAGTAAGTTGGCGGCAGCCATACTGAAGGGCTTGAAAACGGTTCCTGTTTGTCTTGACCAGAAAGTTTTGTATTTGGGTGCAGCTTCAGGGACTACACCTAGCCACATATCCGACATAGTTGGAGAAAACGGCCACGTTTACTGTGTAGAGTTTGCGTCTAGATCTTTGCGTGAATTGGTGAATAATGTTGTAGCTTTTCGGTATAACATGTCTCCAATTCTTGCAGATGCACGGTTACCTGAGTCCTATTCTCGAATGGTAGAGCAAGTAAGCACCATTTACTGTGATGTAGCTCAACCGGAACAGGCTAAACTTTTAGCAGATAACGCTGACATGTTTTTGGCAGAAGGAGGCTGGGTTATGTTGGCGATTAAGGCTCAGAGCATAGATGTAACCAAAGACCCTGCAGAAGTTATCCGAAAAGAAACCGCAATTTTAGAATCACGAGGATTCAACATCAAACAAGTAGTCGGTCTAGAGCCCTTCGACAAAGCCCACGCCATGGTTGTCGCACAAAAATAA
- a CDS encoding DNA repair exonuclease, protein MSLAQFTVYKLKGKKQEKKEGMKPFSFVHAADLHLGYAQYNLDVRRNDFNNAFAEVVDKTIQLNPDFMIIAGDIFEQARPTNSTLEVAIANFRRLKDAGIPVLAVDGSHDSAPNAVTGTILNPLDSAGLVWYLPRHEGACWRNENCYVYGIPNFRTPRRTQEELPKFLEKYKPAPDPSLFNILVFHMGLDIPAVKPPKMEAEASPENLPEGFDYYAGGHIHKPYNSRFKKGIIAYSGGTETASYDEAKTKKGFYHVHVNKTGKPKIERISLETPRKFVILEQTYTGLTPAKITEALIQLVKDNDEQGAIVVPVIKGVLPAETTRGEIDLAKVRKTGEKALLVHPIVRLRETELSEHIIKSIFGNDMKDLTTKAYEYFFEIFSENYKREESEKIARLAVDLISPLVAKQETKVKEKLEEFL, encoded by the coding sequence ATGTCACTAGCACAATTTACTGTTTACAAGTTAAAGGGGAAAAAACAGGAGAAAAAAGAAGGAATGAAGCCTTTTAGTTTTGTTCACGCTGCGGATTTGCATCTGGGTTATGCTCAGTATAATTTGGATGTTCGCCGTAACGACTTTAACAATGCTTTTGCAGAGGTAGTGGACAAAACAATCCAGTTAAACCCAGATTTCATGATAATTGCAGGGGACATTTTTGAGCAAGCACGCCCAACTAATTCCACCCTTGAGGTTGCGATTGCTAATTTTCGGCGCTTAAAAGATGCAGGAATTCCAGTTTTGGCAGTTGATGGTTCCCATGATTCTGCGCCTAATGCAGTTACGGGCACGATTCTTAATCCGTTGGACAGCGCAGGTCTAGTTTGGTATTTGCCCCGGCATGAGGGGGCATGCTGGCGAAACGAGAACTGTTACGTTTATGGTATTCCGAACTTTCGAACCCCCCGAAGAACCCAAGAAGAGTTACCAAAATTTTTAGAAAAATACAAACCCGCCCCTGACCCCTCGTTGTTTAATATTCTTGTTTTTCATATGGGATTAGACATTCCAGCGGTTAAACCCCCAAAAATGGAGGCAGAAGCCAGCCCCGAAAATCTTCCTGAAGGTTTTGATTATTATGCGGGGGGGCACATTCACAAGCCGTATAATTCTAGGTTCAAGAAAGGCATTATTGCTTACAGTGGCGGAACAGAAACAGCAAGTTATGACGAAGCAAAAACAAAGAAAGGCTTCTACCATGTCCACGTAAATAAAACGGGTAAACCAAAAATTGAAAGAATATCTTTGGAAACTCCCCGCAAGTTTGTAATTTTAGAGCAAACCTACACAGGTTTGACCCCAGCAAAAATTACTGAAGCACTTATACAATTAGTTAAAGACAACGACGAGCAAGGCGCCATTGTTGTTCCAGTTATCAAGGGTGTGTTGCCTGCAGAAACTACTCGTGGAGAAATTGACCTAGCAAAAGTAAGAAAAACTGGAGAAAAAGCCCTTCTTGTTCATCCGATAGTTCGTCTAAGGGAAACTGAACTTTCAGAGCATATAATCAAGTCCATTTTCGGAAATGATATGAAAGACCTGACAACCAAAGCTTATGAGTATTTTTTTGAAATCTTTTCAGAAAACTACAAACGGGAAGAAAGTGAAAAAATTGCTCGCCTTGCAGTTGATTTGATTAGTCCCTTGGTTGCGAAACAGGAAACAAAAGTGAAAGAAAAACTGGAGGAGTTTCTTTGA